The Aeoliella mucimassa genome includes the window TCGTGGGCAGTTTGTCGGCTCAGGCCAGCTTCGGCCAAAAGGTGGATGGGTAATCGGGCCGATGCCCAGCGAATTGATGCCCCGGAGTGTCCCTACCCCACAACCCCGCGTGACCAGCCGCGGAGCAGCAGGTAGGCGATCAGCACAACCAATGTGGCGGCCGACACCATGGTGGCTCGTCGGGGGAGTTTGGCAACCGCAATCACTCCCAGCATGAGAATGACCGTCGGGCCGACGTCGCCCCACGGCACTAGCGGCAGGGCGTAGCCGGTGTCGGACCAGGGCCAGAACGGTTGCACTTGCCAGTCGCTCAGACCTTTGCCGCCAGACACAACCATGTCGCAGGGCAGGTGCAGCAGTTGGGCGACCAGGCACACCACTAGCAGCACGCTCCAGGGGGCCGGTCCGCGAACCATGTCGCTGGTCTCGGCCAGGGAGAAATCGGCTGGCTTCCAGCGCCGCAGTTTGTGGGCCAGGCGATCGATCAGGTGAAAACGCCACTGGAGCGTTGCGACTAGCACCGACGACAACGTGATGGCCAGCAGGTTATGACCCCACACCCGATGGCCCGACTCGAACCGGGCCATGTCGATCAGCATCGGCAGACCATCCCAATCGGGTAGGTTCGAAGCCACCGCGGCCAGCACCACTACTTGCCAACCGAAGCGTCGATGGAGGCCGGTCGCTAGCGCCGTGTGAACGCCCACCAAGGTATGCTCGGGAGTGGTCATCAGCAGGCGCGGCCAGTCAGTGAAAACAATAGTCGAGACTCGAAACTTCCTAGACGGCCATTTTCGTGCGATTCACAAACCACTGGCCGGAATCACCATTGTAAGCACGCTCTACCGCGTCGCAAACGCCCGCTCCAGCGAACTGCTGCTGAACCAGTCGTTCGATTCGGCAATCTCGCTGCTCGAAGCGTCGGCCGCCAGTTCGTCGAATGCCAGTTCGGCCGATCGATGCGAAGTCGATCGGCTAGTGTTGCTAGAACTGGAAGCAGCAAGAGGATCGTCGACCATCGCCGCGGGGCTTTCGACCGATGCGGTCGCCGATGTGGTCGCCGATGTGGTGTCGGCAGTACTGGAGTCGCTTGTTGCGGAATCGTTGGCTGTGAAGCTGGCCAGAATGATCCGCGGGACGGCCTGTACGTTGAGCGTCATCACGAAGGTCGACATCGCTCCTCGCGAATCGGTCACCGATACCACGAACTCGTTCAGGCCCTCGTTATCGGTGGTCGGCACGCCGGACAGCCCGCCATCTTCGGCAATGGTGAGCCAGGCCGGACCGTTGGCCTTGGCGTAGGTCACCGAGTCGCCGAGGTCGTCGTCGGTCGCCTGCCCGGCGATCGACCAGTTGTACGGAAGACCCCGCGTGGCCGTGCCTAAGTCGACGATGGTCGACGCCACATCAGGCGTGGTGTTCGTCATCAAGCCCGCAATCTGCGTGGGGCTGAGCACGTAGTCGGTGAAGAGCAGGTCGTTGAGCTGCCCGTTGAACAGGGGGTCGGAAGTGTACTGCGAGTCGCCGATGTAGTTGTTGGTAGGGGCGAAATCGGAGGGAGAAATGGTGACCGAGTTATTGGTGGCCACCAGCTCGCCATCGACGTAAAGCTTGGCCGACCCGTTGCCGAGGGTCACTGCCACGTGGGTCCATTCGCCAACCTGCAGGGCCGAGGTCTGCACGATTTGCTCGCCGCCGCCGTTCTTGATGGCGAACCGCAGCGACGATCCATTCGACGGCGTCAGGAACAAGTACGACGAGGTGTCGTTGCCGAAGTCGAAGATCCGCTGCCAGTTGCCGCCACCTTGCCAGTTGACCCATCCCGCGAAGCTAAACTCGTCGCCGTTGGCAACGTCGTCGGAGAGTTGGATGTAGTTGCTGGTGCCATCGAGGTCGATCACTTCTCCCTGCTCGGCATCGACCACGTAGTTGGGCACCCCATGGACATAGCCGTTGTAGCCATAGCCAGAGGAATCGAGCGTGTCGCCATCGAACGAATACTGCGCGATGCTGCGCTCGGCGGTGTTGCCGGGGGCCACGTACTGCTGCAAGTAGCCGATCGGCGATTCGTTGTCGTAATACACTTGCCCGGCCGGAGTCAGGCTGCCATCGCTGTAGGTCATTTCGCGGACCGCCTCGACACGGCTGTAGATCGAGTACCGCTCGATCCACGGGGTGTTATCGAGCATGTCGATAAAGCTGCCGATCACGGTCGCGTTCTGCTCGTACGTGGGATCAGCACACGAGGTCCAGTTGGCACCGTTGTTGAACTCGGTGAGCCAGATCGGCAAGTGATAGCGATCGTAGACGTCCTTCAACCAGTTGTGGAGCGACGTGGCCGACAGCCCGCACTGGTAGTTATGGATGGCGATGTAGTCGACCCGCAGATCGGCCGCGATCGCTTTGTCCATGAACTCGTAAAGCCATGCTTTGCCGCCGTCGGTCACGGCCGGCGAACCAACCCGGAGCCCGGTAGCCAAAAGCTCGGGCCATACCGCGATGGCCGTATCGACCGACCCGTTACCGAGCGACGTGTAAGCGTCTTCCACCGGATTGTTCGGCTCGTTGAACCCCAGCAGGCTGGTCACGTTGGTCTTGTTGGTCGGGTAACCGGGCCACCACCGTTGCTGACGGATCGGCACGTACTCCCAGTCGAGCGTCGACTCGAGGCTGTTGTTCCAGTTGTAGTGCCAGGAAGCGTTAAGCGTTTCGGGCGCGATGTCCGACGAGCCTTTCTTCGACACCCACCGCCAGGGCAACACGCGGATGAACTGCGCTTGATTATCGAGCTGAGTGGGGAGCAGCGAGATGTCGAGGTCGTGGTCCTGGGCTACGTAAACCTGGCTGATGCCGCTGCCGTTGGACTCGGTGGCAATGGTGACCATGTATCCACGCTTGAGTCGGAACGAACTCAGGTCGCCCTGCAGGTCGCCGAGCAGTTCGGCCGTGTTGTAATAGGTGTAGAGGTCGAGCGTGGTCGCCTCGCCGGCAAACTGGGGCAGGGTGTAGGCTTCGATTGGATCGAAGTCGCGCCCCTGAGGAATGACGACGCTGCCTAGCTCGTACTGCACCACACGCGCGACGGGGCCGCGGAACGCGGCCTGACCGTTCACGCGGACGTAGCGCAGGTATTGGGCACTCACCTCCGACGGCTTGAGGTTGGGGAAAAACAGCCAGGCGTCGGGTGAGTTGAGCCGGATTTCGCTGTTGACGATCGCATCGGTATCGGCGGTGATGATAAGCTCCGACTCGCCGGTGAGTTCGATAATCGTATTGCTCAGCCTGGTGATGCTTAGCGAGCTGCCATCGAGCACCTGGTCGGCCGGTTGTTCGGCAACGCGGCCCAGGTTGTCGCGCCAGATGGTGTAGTCGGCCAGATTCACCACGCCATCTTGATTGCCGTCGGCGGCCAGGTTTTCGGTGGATCCGTAGTCCTGCTTCCACACTTCGTAGTCATCGAGATCGACCACTCCGTTGTCGTCGTAGTCGCCGGCCAGCACCAGTTCGGCAGGTCCCTCGGCTGCATGCGTGGCGATGTCGGTACTGGAGACCGCGTGGTCGTAGATGCGCACCTCGTTGATCAGCCCGGTGTAACCTGGATCGGAGTTGAACAGCGAGCGGCCGAGGTAGTTTAGCGTGTCGTTGATGGAATTGGCGGTTCCATCTCTGCCCAGCGAGTTGGAGCTCACCAGATGTCCATCAATGTATAGCAGAAAGCTGCTGCTTCCATTGGAGGTATCCATCACAACCGCCGCCATGTGCTGGGTACCATCGTCGGTGGTACCGGTCGACGCGACCCGCTCGGAATCGCCGCTGGCGTGGAACACCGCGCGGGAGTCGCCTGAACCACTCTGCGGAGTGAAGAACAGGTAGCTATCGCCGTTGCTGCCAGATTGATTGCCGAAGTCGAACACCCGCGACCAGTTGGACGAGTCGAACGCGGTGTACCACACTTCTATCGTGGCGTCGGCCGTGGTCAGCAGTTCGGCCGGCAGCTGCACGTACTCGACCGTAGTGCTTTGCCCGCTCGTGACACCGGTGTTCTGCAGGTAGAGCTGACCGTCGACCACGCTGGCACCGTTCCGCAGGGTGCCATCGGCTCCGCCGACCGAGTCGCTGGCGGTGCCGTCGTTGAACGTGTAGAGATTCGTAAGGCTGAGCAGATTGCGGTTTTCGAGCGGTTCGAAGCCGAGCATGCGGGTGCGCTGCTGGCCGCGACTCGACCTGCGCGTGCGTAGCCAACTGGAAAAGTTCGACACACTCATTGTCTTCGCCTGTTTGTTCCGAAACGCCGCGAAAAGAACCGCCGCCCATGCACGAAAAGTGGCCCGTAGGTCAACCATCCAGTTTACCTAGAGGACGCAGAAGTCACAACTCGATTGGTAATCTAATTTTATGTTTTGCGAGCTTGGCGGACGCGAAAACCCGTAAGCGACGCCGCTACTCGGCAGCCGTGAAGACCAAGGCCTGGACGCTCGAGCAAGCGGGGCACGGCGAGCACAAAATGCATGCAGCCCGCAGGTCGGCATTTGGCGTCCTCTCGGAACTCGCGTAACCTGGTGCTCTCCGCTCCGTGCCACTCCGCAGCTCCCCGCATGGGGGGAGTCTCCCCGAACAGGGCGGGATAGATTCCCATCGCTCACGAATAGATTCTCAATTTTCCCACCGATGGGAAAATTGAATCTGCACGCACTCTACAAAACCAGTGGTTTTGGCAACGGAATAGATTCCCATTTCCCAAAACGCATCGAGTGGGAATCTGTTTTCACAGTGGGAATAAATCGCAAGTCGTTTATTAGCAATGAGTTGCATCAACACCTCAGAGATAGTTGCCCCAAATAGATTCCCACCCATGGGAAACTATTTGGGGAGGATTCGGGATACGGGATTCAGGGGGCAGGGAAGTTGGGATTTATGATTTCTGAAGGCCTTGTTGAACAATTAGTCACAAACCTCCGTAAAAACTAACGTGGAATGGAACCACGTACCTTTTTTACGGAGATCGAACATGGCTACGAAAGAAAAACGAACCTACAAAGTCACGAACTGGAAGGAGTATAACAAGTCGCTCATCGAGCGTGGAAACATCACTATTTGGTTTAGCGACGAGGCGTTGGAGAACTGGGAACATCCTAACGACCAGACAAAAGTCGGTCGCCCTTTTGTCTTCAGCGATACGGCGATCGAGTGCTTGCTGACGATTCGCGAACTGCTGAAACTTCCCTATCGGCAGACTGAGGGATTCGGCCGCTCGCTGGTGGCGATGTTGGGCGTCGAGGCAGCGATTCCCAATTATTCTTCGCTCGCCAAGCGAGCCAGCAAGCTGAATGTTTCGCTCGATATCGCTAACAAGAGGGGCGACATCGATATCGTGGTGGATAGCACCGGCATGAAAGTGTTTGGCGAGGGCGAATGGAAGATGCGGACGCATGGCAAGTCGAAGCGGCGGACATGGCGGAAGCTGCATTTGTCGGTGAATCCTGACACCCGCGAGATTGTGGCGGAGATTTTGACCGAGAACAGTTGCCACGATGCCGATGCGGTTCCCGAAATGCTGGAGCAGGTGGAGCAGCCCGTAAAAAAGTTTCACGGCGACGGTAGTTACGACAAGTGGAAGGTTTATGAAGGGCTGGAATCCGAAGGCATTGAGCCGGTGATTCCGCCGCAGCACAACGCCAAGATCAAACAACATGGCAACTCTGCGGAGGAGCCTTTGCCCCGGGACGAGGCAATTCGTCAGATTCGACGCAAGGGGCGTAGGAGTTGGAAAGAGGAAGTGGGCTATCATCGTAGAAGCTTGGCGGAAACGACCATGTACCGAGTGAAACAAAGCTTTGGGAGCCATCTCAAAAACCGAGTATTCGAAAACCAACAAACGGAAGCCCGCTTGCGCTGTAAAATCATCAATCAATTCACCCAACTCGGGCTTCCACAGTTCGAGTGGAGTTAGTCAACAAGGCCATTTCTGAATGATGATTTCTGATTGCGGAGGATGTCATCTTGAAGGAGCTTCCGGCTACTGAAAGATCTAGCCCGCAGCTTAAAGCCTACAGCTTTACCACACGCGCAGCAGCGAACCCCCACGCAAGCAAACATTCGCCTGCGTGTCGCTAAGCGTTCGTGTTCAAAATAAACGTTACATCTCCATCACCTCCAATCATCAAACAAGCCAGCAGCCGATAGCTGAAAGCCGACAGCCTAAAGTACCTGTTCATTAGAGCACTGCAGGTGGCCAATTTCCAGCGAAAACTGGCAAGAATCCAACCGACCTACAGCCGCCTGATCGCACGAGGTGCTCCATTGCTGAAGCTCACGCCGAACACATGGTGCCGAACCATTCGCTTTAGTGTCGAATCTCAACTTGTTAAGCTACAGGTCTTGTTTAGAGTTTGCAGTACGTACCCCTGCTCGAAGAGTCATGCTCGGTAAACACTCGGTCCACCGCCCACGCGTGAAAATCTGCTGCATCAGTTCCCTCGACGAGGCGGAACTCGCCATCGCGCACGGGGCGTCGGCCTTGGGGTTGGTGTCGGCGATGCCGAGCGGCCCGGGGGTGATCGACGAAACGCTCATCGCTCGGATCGCTGCTGAGGTACCTCCCCCGATCGCGACCTTCTTGCTCACTTCGCTGACCGAAGCGAGCGACATCGTCGATCAGCATCGTCGCTGCGG containing:
- a CDS encoding metal-dependent hydrolase, producing the protein MTTPEHTLVGVHTALATGLHRRFGWQVVVLAAVASNLPDWDGLPMLIDMARFESGHRVWGHNLLAITLSSVLVATLQWRFHLIDRLAHKLRRWKPADFSLAETSDMVRGPAPWSVLLVVCLVAQLLHLPCDMVVSGGKGLSDWQVQPFWPWSDTGYALPLVPWGDVGPTVILMLGVIAVAKLPRRATMVSAATLVVLIAYLLLRGWSRGVVG
- a CDS encoding LamG-like jellyroll fold domain-containing protein, producing the protein MLGFEPLENRNLLSLTNLYTFNDGTASDSVGGADGTLRNGASVVDGQLYLQNTGVTSGQSTTVEYVQLPAELLTTADATIEVWYTAFDSSNWSRVFDFGNQSGSNGDSYLFFTPQSGSGDSRAVFHASGDSERVASTGTTDDGTQHMAAVVMDTSNGSSSFLLYIDGHLVSSNSLGRDGTANSINDTLNYLGRSLFNSDPGYTGLINEVRIYDHAVSSTDIATHAAEGPAELVLAGDYDDNGVVDLDDYEVWKQDYGSTENLAADGNQDGVVNLADYTIWRDNLGRVAEQPADQVLDGSSLSITRLSNTIIELTGESELIITADTDAIVNSEIRLNSPDAWLFFPNLKPSEVSAQYLRYVRVNGQAAFRGPVARVVQYELGSVVIPQGRDFDPIEAYTLPQFAGEATTLDLYTYYNTAELLGDLQGDLSSFRLKRGYMVTIATESNGSGISQVYVAQDHDLDISLLPTQLDNQAQFIRVLPWRWVSKKGSSDIAPETLNASWHYNWNNSLESTLDWEYVPIRQQRWWPGYPTNKTNVTSLLGFNEPNNPVEDAYTSLGNGSVDTAIAVWPELLATGLRVGSPAVTDGGKAWLYEFMDKAIAADLRVDYIAIHNYQCGLSATSLHNWLKDVYDRYHLPIWLTEFNNGANWTSCADPTYEQNATVIGSFIDMLDNTPWIERYSIYSRVEAVREMTYSDGSLTPAGQVYYDNESPIGYLQQYVAPGNTAERSIAQYSFDGDTLDSSGYGYNGYVHGVPNYVVDAEQGEVIDLDGTSNYIQLSDDVANGDEFSFAGWVNWQGGGNWQRIFDFGNDTSSYLFLTPSNGSSLRFAIKNGGGEQIVQTSALQVGEWTHVAVTLGNGSAKLYVDGELVATNNSVTISPSDFAPTNNYIGDSQYTSDPLFNGQLNDLLFTDYVLSPTQIAGLMTNTTPDVASTIVDLGTATRGLPYNWSIAGQATDDDLGDSVTYAKANGPAWLTIAEDGGLSGVPTTDNEGLNEFVVSVTDSRGAMSTFVMTLNVQAVPRIILASFTANDSATSDSSTADTTSATTSATASVESPAAMVDDPLAASSSSNTSRSTSHRSAELAFDELAADASSSEIAESNDWFSSSSLERAFATR
- a CDS encoding IS5 family transposase, which codes for MATKEKRTYKVTNWKEYNKSLIERGNITIWFSDEALENWEHPNDQTKVGRPFVFSDTAIECLLTIRELLKLPYRQTEGFGRSLVAMLGVEAAIPNYSSLAKRASKLNVSLDIANKRGDIDIVVDSTGMKVFGEGEWKMRTHGKSKRRTWRKLHLSVNPDTREIVAEILTENSCHDADAVPEMLEQVEQPVKKFHGDGSYDKWKVYEGLESEGIEPVIPPQHNAKIKQHGNSAEEPLPRDEAIRQIRRKGRRSWKEEVGYHRRSLAETTMYRVKQSFGSHLKNRVFENQQTEARLRCKIINQFTQLGLPQFEWS